Part of the Fusarium musae strain F31 chromosome 3, whole genome shotgun sequence genome, GAGCCCCTAAAATGATCTGACGTGTGAGTGGTTCGCAAATCTGCCTCGCGAGGCTGTGCAATATTGGAATTCCATGGAGTCACAATTGACGAGGCTGAGAATCTTCATCCTGATGCAACTACAAATACCAAAGAAGGGTAGATTCAGTACTTTACAAATTGATTTCAGTTCATTGTTTAGAATCGAAATTGAATTACTAATTGTAAACTCtctatattaatttaaagtcttaaCTGCAACTTTTAACCATAAATAGCACATTCAAGAAATCTACCTTAAGATATtcaatattactaatagggAAAGAATATCAAAATGTTTAAATATAGAAGCCAAGATACCTTAGCATCTTCCCTGAAGCGGTTGATACGATTGAAGGAAGGTGGTAAAGATCTTTCTCTGCTATtgactgatgatgataggAGGCGAAGGGAGGTCCGAGGAGTGTTGGAGGAAGATTTGggttggagaggatgaaTAGTAATCATTGGTCTCGTGACCGGTTTTCAAGCCGACCTTTGTTACACCGTCAGTGAAAACGATTAAGAGACTACGGCTGCGTTTTGCCTTCAAAGCTGCAGTCCGGGGTGCGACAAGGATCTTAATTGGCTTGCGCGTTTATGAAGGATCACCAGGCTCTACTAGGCCATCGCCCATCAGTTTCAATCTGCCTAGGGCATCCCTGAGACGTAATTTAACCTGCGATTGAATTTGCAAGACCTTATTATGTACAGTGATGTATCATTGGTGATATCGAAGAGCCGGTTGATATCAGATCAGGCCATGTCATCATTTTTCACTCTCAACGGTTGTAGTTGGGCAAAATTGTATTGAGGAGTTTGGCCTCAAGCTTTGAGCCCACATGTTCGGTAGTCACTATGTCAAGTATCTGGTATTTCTTCCATTGTCTCTTCCCCAGCCGCTCTGTTAGCCTTGTCGCCCGCAAAAACCTGGAATAAGGATCGACCGATTGCATGCACCCAGCATATGTAACTCAAACCATCACCAGATTCATGTCAGCTTTGGGAAGGTAGAAGTAAGATAGAGCCGTTGAGTTTGCCGGGTTCAAGGAAGTCACTCTAGGCAGCAGAATAGAGAAAGTCACCCACTTGACGATCCGTCAAGGAAGAGGATTTTGATTGTCTTTGGCGTAAATTGTCGCACTAATTACCCTGGACAATTCTGGGGAAGTTACTCAATGCCGCATCCAGTTCTAAAAGTATACTAAGCTCTCCATGCGGTATTTATCCGAAACACTGCGCCTAAGCTTAAATCAAGGCACAAGACAGAATCCTTTGAATCCCACGGGGCGACGGCGGGTCAAGGGAGTCGTTCTACTGCAGTGATCATGTCGATCTATACTATGTCGGTTTCGCTTTGCTCTGTATAAACAGTATGGTCTGTGAGTCCTGGCAAAGGGTATATAAGTTGTGGGAATGCCTCGATGGGGAGAGAAATCTTTATCATCAGTAACAGCTCTACTTCTCCTCGATTTCAAGATGCGATCTCTTGCCACTATTCTCTTATTCCTCTCTGCAGCTCTCGCGGCTGATATCCAGATAACCTGGCGCCTCGAGAAAGATACCAAGGCATCTTCTGTGAGCGCTATGGGCTCTGATGGCAAGGTGATTGCAGAGGCCTGTGGCAGTATCATCCATGCCAAGTATCCTATTGACTTCTCGGATGTCGACGATACTGGCAGTGGTAACTTCactgttggtgatgccaGCTATCTGGTGCACTCCCTGCCTAAGTGGTCTGGTGGGCCTGCATGCTCTCGCATCTTCAACCCTCAATATACACTTGTACAGTGCTCAAATGTCACCTGGGACTCTACCGATGTGGTCAAAGACAAGGCAGATGGCTGCTTTGCCGATAGTACCACTGATGGCGAACTGCAGTCCCTccagaggaggagcttgagccACGAGATGCATTCTCGAGGCACGGAGCTTGAAAAGAGACAGACCTTTTGCTCCGGCTGGTTCACAAGAACAACCcttgttggagatggtgacTACCCCCCAGTATTCCTGACATGATAGTCTCTGACTTTGCCAAATAGGCGATCCGCACCAGAATTACTTCCACAAGCAGCTATCGGTATGCGAACACCCCTTTGGCTTACTTCAGCAGCGCAGTATGCAACATTTGTTTGACAAAGTCCAGGAAAACATCAACTGTGCCAATGCTGCATCATGCTCCGTCGGTCAGACTGATTCAACATCTTATACTATTGGGTGGACTGCCGGTGCCAATAGTCCAGGTGGTGGCTGGATCTCAGGGGGCTTCAGCGTCAGCGAAAGCTGGACGACTGGAAATAGCTACACCTGTAACGCTGGGAAAGGAGAGACAGTCTGCATTTGGTACAACATTGCTCACACAGCTTGTAAGTCGCTTGAGGCAAAGAACGTGGGGCAAAAGTTGACAAATATCAGACACCGTCCAAGAGTATACCAAGAACACATGCACTGAAGGCAGTGGAGGAACCCCTTATGTCATGTACTCACCCAACGAAAACAACAAGGGTGGCGGTTATTACTGCGTTATCGGTACTTGCCGATCTAAGGGTGAGGGTTACTGGGATTACAATGGCCGTGCTGGCGGTCCTTGAAGCAACATATAGCTTCACTCTCATCTACTTACACCCAAATGATCTGTCGAACTAGTGGCACTGGCTTTCTACGAGAGGCAAGCGTTCTTTTGAGTGTTCTGGATTGTTCATGTATTACCTTCTTTGCCAGAGAAATGATATCTCATATTACGCCTGGTCGTTTTTGAAATCAATTTATGGCGGTATTTTCTAAAAGTCCTGTTCTCAATGGGAACTTGAAAATGCTTACTGTTGGAAGAGTTTATCGCTATTAGGCGTAGGGCTCTAAAGACGGGCAAGGTGTTcctattataatagctacaGCTAGTCTTAATACCTGAGTTACTAAGAAGGCTCGTATCTCTACATGATTGTATCTCCTTTGTAGCATCCTCGTTAGCAGTCTGATAACCCCATCTCTACAAAGACCCGCTTTCTCAACTTTATGCCAAGGATTATTAACCTACCAAGCCTCTACCTTCCTCTGGTTACTCAAAGATTTCAAGGCCCATTACTGTGCTAGGACTCTTAAGATTAAATATT contains:
- a CDS encoding hypothetical protein (EggNog:ENOG41), producing MPRWGEKSLSSVTALLLLDFKMRSLATILLFLSAALAADIQITWRLEKDTKASSVSAMGSDGKVIAEACGSIIHAKYPIDFSDVDDTGSGNFTVGDASYLVHSLPKWSGGPACSRIFNPQYTLVQCSNVTWDSTDVVKDKADGCFADSTTDGELQSLQRRSLSHEMHSRGTELEKRQTFCSGWFTRTTLVGDGDYPPENINCANAASCSVGQTDSTSYTIGWTAGANSPGGGWISGGFSVSESWTTGNSYTCNAGKGETVCIWYNIAHTAYTVQEYTKNTCTEGSGGTPYVMYSPNENNKGGGYYCVIGTCRSKGEGYWDYNGRAGGP